The proteins below come from a single Thunnus thynnus chromosome 10, fThuThy2.1, whole genome shotgun sequence genomic window:
- the myh14 gene encoding myosin-10 isoform X1, with the protein MSRPTGGGANDVTRFLSSGAGPGSPTTNSAVFTAASQADWAAKRLVWVPSEKHGFESASIREERGDEVEVELTDSQRRVTLSREEVQRMNPPRFSKVEDMADLTCLNEASVLHNLRERYYSGLIYTYSGLFCVVVNPYKNLPIYTESIVEMYRGKKRHEMPPHIYAISEAAYRSMLQDREDQSILCTGESGAGKTENTKKVIQYLAHVASSHKSGTLGRNKEALQMDGSRSLTRGSSMVIRGELERQLLQANPILEAFGNAKTVKNDNSSRFGKFIRINFDVAGYIVGANIETYLLEKSRATRQAKDERTFHIFYQMLCGASEDTRADLLLGTADEYRFLSGGSIPVPGQSDSENFTQTMDSMAIMGFNPEELLSMLKVISSVLQFGNISFTKEKNQDQASMPDNTAAQKLCHLLGINVLEFTRAILTPRIKVGREYVQKAQTKEQADFAVEALAKATYERLFRWLVHRINRALDRRQRQGASFIGILDIAGFEIFQLNSFEQLCINYTNEKLQQLFNHTMFILEQEEYQREGIEWNFIDFGLDLQPCIDLIERPAHPPGVLALLDEECWFPRATDRSFVDKLSGEQGSHPKFFKSKQPRGEADFSIIHYAGKVDYKADDWLVKNMDPLNDNVASLLHQSSDHFVSELWKEDIQTLPRVYFFDSYATIQANGSDMDRIVGLDQVSSGENSGSVTFGAAGLKTKKGMFRTVGQLYKESLAKLMATLRNTNPNFLRCIIPNHEKRAGKLSPHLVLDQLRCNGVLEGIRICRQGFPNRIPFQEFRQRYEILTPNAIPRTFMDGKQASELMISALELDHNLFRVGQSKVFFRAGVLAHLEEERDLKITDTIIRFQSASRGYLARKAFMKKQQQLSAMRVMQRNCAAYLKLRNWQWWRLFTKVKPLLQVTRQDEEIQVREAELQKAKDKLTRVEQDFFELDKKHVQLLEEKAVLADQLQAEAELFAEAEEMRARLANRKQELEEVLGELESRLEEEEERGVQLTNEKKRMQQNIQDLEEQLEEEESARQRLLLEKVSLETKVKSLETDLLSAVEQRDRFSKEKKQLEERLSEVTDQLTEEEEKTKSLNKLKNKQEAVIADLEERLKREEQGRLEQEKWRRRMENESVEAQEQLSDLGMLSAELRGSLAQKEKEITTLQGRLEEEGARRAEAQRALREAMSQVSELKEEVDNERGMRERAEKQRRDLGEELEALRTELEDTLDTTAAQQELRSRREAELSELQRCVEEETRRHEVQLSELRVKHSAAIDSLQEQLDNSKRARQSLEKAKVVLEEERQNLTSELKSLQTSRTETERGRKRAEGQLQELSARLAQADREREEREERVHKLQCEIESLSGNLSSADTKSLRLSKEVSSLESQLHDAQELLQEETRQKLALGSRVRALEEERNGLMERVEEEEERAKELTRQIQTHTQQLAELRKQSEEVNTAVEAGEETRRKLQRELDSAIQRERQKEEEKERVERQRERLREEIEDMTLALQRERQNCTALEKRQKKFDQCLAEEKAVSARLAEERDRAEADSREKETRYLALSRALQEAQDQREELERANKQLRLEMEQLVNQQDDVGKNVHELERTRRALETEAQNLRVQTQELEEELTEAENSRLRLEVNLQALKAQFEREISTSEEKGEEKRRALSKQVRELEIQLEEERSQRSQAVSSKKQLEAELQEAEAQVETSTRGKEEAVKQLRRLQGQMKEILRELDETKLARDEVIAQSKDSEKKIQTLEAEVLQFTEELSVSERQRRQAQQERDEMADEMVNSSSGKTALFEEKRRLESRVSQLEEDLEEEQTNSELLAERQRKTALQVETLTVQLQGERTLAQKAEAAREQLERQNKELKSRLGELEGAVRGKHRLSVAALEAKIESMEEQLEQERQERAIANKLVRKTEKKLKEVMMQAEDERRHADQYREQLDKSMVRLKQLKRQLEEVEEENSRSNAQKRKLQRELEELSDSSQSMTREITTLRSQLSIPEWRADKRAPLPLAMRGRRALVDDLSLENSDSEEPPASPTPSSGLPGTPTPSSEHSLDPPPPYSVNNTE; encoded by the exons ATGTCCAGGCCAACGGGGGGCGGTGCCAACGATGTCACCCGCTTCCTGTCATCGGGAGCGGGGCCAGGGTCTCCCACCACCAACTCTGCTGTGTTCACTGCTGCCAGCCAAGCCGACTGGGCGGCCAAGAGACTAGTGTGGGTGCCATCGGAGAAGCATGGCTTTGAG TCGGCCAGTATTCGAGAGGAGCGTGGCgatgaggtggaggtggagctgacAGACAGCCAGAGGCGGGTGACTCTGTCCAGGGAGGAGGTGCAGCGGATGAACCCCCCGCGCTTCAGTAAAGTGGAGGACATGGCCGACCTCACCTGCCTCAATGAAGCCTCTGTGCTGCACAACCTGAGAGAGAGATACTACTCCGGCTTGATCTAT ACGTATTCAGGGCTGTTCTGTGTTGTGGTGAACCCTTACAAGAACCTGCCCATCTACACAGAGTCCATCGTGGAGATGTATCGAGGCAAAAAACGCCACGAGATGCCCCCGCACATCTACGCCATATCAGAGGCCGCCTATCGCAGCATGCTGCAAG aCAGAGAAGATCAGTCAATCCTCTGCAC agGTGAGTCTGGAGCAGGGAAAACGGAGAATACTAAGAAAGTCATACAGTACTTGGCTCACGTTGCCTCCTCTCATAAGAGTGGCACTCTGGGCAGGAACAAGGAAGCTTTACAG ATGGACGGCTCTAGGTCCTTAACCAGAGGCAGCTCTATGGTGATCAGG GGCGAGCTTGAGAGACAGCTGCTGCAGGCCAACCCCATACTGGAAGCCTTTGGCAACGCAAAGACTGTCAAGAATGACAATTCCTCCAGATTT GGTAAATTCATCCGTATTAATTTTGACGTGGCAGGGTACATCGTTGGTGCCAACATTGAAACCT ACCTCCTGGAAAAGTCCCGGGCCACCCGTCAGGCCAAAGATGAGAGGACGTTCCACATCTTTTACCAGATGTTGTGTGGAGCTTCAGAGGACACAAGAG CGGACCTGCTCTTAGGAACTGCTGATGAATACCGCTTTCTCAGTGGAGGCTCCATCCCAGTTCCCGGTCAGAGCGATTCAGAGAACTTCACCCAGACTATGGACTCAATGGCTATAATGGGCTTCAACCCGGAGGAGCTGCTAT CCATGCTGAAGGTGATCTCTTCTGTGCTCCAGTTTGGGAATATTTCCTTCACAAAAGAGAAGAACCAAGACCAGGCATCCATGCCTGATAACACAGCTGCTCAGAAACTGTGCCATCTGCTGGGCATCAACGTGTTGGAGTTCACCCGCGCCATACTCACCCCGAGGATCAAAGTGGGTCGAGAGTATGTGCAGAAGGCCCAGACTAAAGAACAG GCTGACTTCGCTGTGGAGGCCTTGGCTAAGGCCACATATGAGCGTCTGTTCAGATGGTTGGTGCACAGGATCAACAGAGCTCTGGACCgcagacagagacagggagCCTCCTTCATTGGCATCCTAGATATTGCTGGATTTGAGATCTTTCAG CTCAACTCCTTTGAGCAGCTGTGTATCAACTACACCAACGAGAAACTGCAGCAGCTCTTCAACCACACCATGTTCATCCTGGAGCAGGAGGAATACCAGCGGGAGGGCATCGAGTGGAACTTTATTGACTTCGGCCTGGACTTGCAGCCCTGCATTGACCTCATCGAAAGACCA GCCCACCCACCTGGTGTTCTGGCCCTGCTGGATGAGGAGTGCTGGTTCCCTCGAGCAACAGACCGCTCGTTTGTGGACAAGCTCTCTGGAGAGCAAGGCAGCCATCCAAAATTCTTCAAATCAAAGCAGCCACGCGGGGAGGCTGACTTCTCCATCATTCACTATGCTGGCAAG GTGGACTACAAGGCTGATGACTGGCTAGTAAAAAACATGGATCCTCTGAACGACAACGTGGCATCTCTTCTCCACCAGTCGTCTGATCATTTTGTCTCAGAGCTCTGGAAGGAGG ATATTCAAACTCTTCCTCGTGTGTACTTCTTTGACTCTTACGCCACAATACAGGCTAATGGCTCGGACA TGGACAGGATTGTGGGTCTGGACCAGGTTTCATCAGGAGAGAACAGCGGGTCGGTCACGTTCGGAGCAGCAGGACTGAAGACAAAGAAGGGAATGTTCAGGACTGTTGGTCAACTCTACAAGGAGTCCCTTGCCAAGCTGATGGCCACGCTGAGGAACACCAACCCCAACTTCCTGCGCTGCATCATCCCCAACCACGAGAAGAGG gCCGGTAAGCTGTCACCCCACCTCGTTTTAGACCAGCTGAGGTGTAACGGAGTTCTTGAGGGGATCCGTATCTGCAGACAAGGCTTCCCTAACCGCATCCCATTCCAGGAGTTCagacagag ATATGAGATCCTGACTCCTAATGCTATTCCTCGCACCTTCATGGATGGCAAACAGGCATCAGAACTCATG ATCAGTGCTTTGGAACTGGATCACAACCTGTTCAGAGTGGGTCAGAGTAAAGTCTTCTTCAGAGCTGGAGTCCTGGCTCAcctggaagaggagagagacctAAAGATCACAGACACCATCATACGTTTCCAGAGCGCCTCCAGAGGCTACCTTGCACGCAA AGCCTTtatgaagaagcagcagcagctgagcgCTATGAGGGTGATGCAGAGGAACTGTGCTGCTTACCTCAAACTCAGAAACTGGCAGTGGTGGCGACTTTTCACTAAG GTGAAGCCCCTGCTGCAGGTGACGAGGCAGGATGAGGAGATCCAGGTCAGGGAGGCAGAGCTCCAGAAGGCCAAGGACAAACTCACCCGAGTGGAGCAGGACTTCTTTGAGCTGGACAAGAAACACGTTCAG CTCCTAGAGGAGAAGGCAGTGCTTGCTGACCAGCTGCAGGCCGAGGCAGAACTGTttgcagaggcagaggagatgAGGGCCAGGTTGGCCAATCGGAAGCAGGAGCTTGAGGAGGTGCTGGGCGAGCTGGAGAGTCGattggaggaagaggaggagaggggtgtCCAGCTGACCAATGAGAAGAAAAGGATGCAGCAAAATATACAG GACCTGGAGGAGCAgttagaggaagaggaaagtgCCAGACAGCGCCTCCTGCTGGAGAAAGTTAGCTTGGAGACCAAAGTGAAAAGTCTGGAAACTGACCTGCTGAGtgcagtggagcagagagacCGATTTAGCAAG GAGAAGAAACAGCTTGAGGAGCGTCTGAGTGAGGTGACAGACCAGCtaactgaggaagaggagaaaaccaAAAGTCTCAACAAACTCAAGAACAAGCAGGAGGCTGTCATCGCAGACCTAGAGG AGCGCTTGAAGCGTGAGGAGCAGGGTCGTTTGGAGCAggagaagtggaggaggaggatggagaacGAGTCGGTGGAGGCACAAGAGCAGCTGTCAGACTTGGGCATGCTGTCCGCAGAGCTGAGGGGCAGTCTGGCTCAGAAGGAAAAGGAAATAACCACCTTGCAGGGCCG GTTGGAAGAAGAGGGAGCACGCCGAGCAGAAGCTCAGAGGGCTCTGAGGGAGGCCATGTCCCAGGTATCTGAGCTGAAGGAGGAAGTGGATAATGAACGAGGGATGAGAGAAAGGGCAGAGAAACAAAGGCGAGACCTGGGGGAGGAGCTGGAGGCTTTGAGGACCGAGCTGGAGGACACTCTGGACACCACAGCTGCCCAGCAGGAACTAAG GTCTCGTCGAGAGGCGGAGTTAAGCGAGCTCCAGCGGTGTGTTGAAGAGGAGACTCGCCGCCATGAGGTCCAGCTATCAGAGCTCAGAGTCAAACACAGCGCTGCCATAGACAGTCTCCAGGAGCAGCTGGACAACAGCAAGAGA GCACGTCAGTCCCTGGAGAAGGCCAAGGTggtgctggaggaggagaggcagaatTTGACCTCAGAGCTCAAGAGCCTCCAAACGAGCCGCACGGAGACAGAGCGAGGCCGTAAGAGGGCCGAGGGTCAGCTGCAGGAGCTCAGCGCCCGTCTGGCTCAGGCTgacagagaaagggaggagagagaggaaagagtgCACAAGCTacag TGTGAGATTGAGTCCCTCTCCGGCAATTTGTCCTCCGCTGACACCAAATCTCTCCGTCTCTCTAAAGAGGTCAGCAGCCTGGAGAGCCAGCTGCATGACGCAcag GAATTGCTGCAGGAGGAGACTCGCCAGAAGCTGGCTCTGGGCTCGAGGGTGCGAgcgctggaggaggagaggaacgGACTGATGGAGAGAGtcgaggaggaagaggaaagagcCAAAGAGTTGACCCGgcagatccagactcacactcaGCAG CTGGCTGAATTGCGCAAGCAGTCGGAGGAGGTGAACACCGCAGTGGAGGCTGGAGAGGAGACCCGTAGGAAACTCCAGAGAGAGTTGGACAGCGCCATCCAGAGGGAGCGacagaaggaagaggagaaagagagagtggagaggcagagggagagactgAGGGAGGAGATAGAGGACATGACGCTGGCCCTGCAGAGAGAGCGGCAGAACTGCACGGCACTGGAGAAGAGGCAGAAGAAGTTCGACCAG TGTCTGGCAGAGGAGAAGGCGGTGAGCGCTCGGCTGgcggaagagagagacagagcagaagcagacagcagagagaaggagacacGATATCTGGCATTATCCCGAGCCCTGCAG GAGGCCCAAGATCAGAGAGAGGAGCTAGAAAGGGCCAACAAGCAGCTCCGTCTGGAAATGGAACAGCTTGTAAACCAGCAGGACGATGTCGGCAAGAAC GTCCATGAGCTGGAGCGGACCCGGAGGGCTCTCGAAACGGAAGCCCAGAACCTGCGAGTTCAGACccaggagctggaggaggagctcACGGAGGCGGAGAACTCGAGGCTGAGGCTGGAGGTCAACCTGCAGGCGCTCAAGGCTCAGTTTGAGAGGGAGATCAGCACCAGCGAGGagaagggagaggagaagaggagggcgCTCAGCAAACAG GTGAGGGAGCTGGAGATCCAgttggaggaggagaggagtcaGCGGTCTCAGGCCGTGTCGTCCAAGAAGCAGCTGGAAGCGGAGCTGCAGGAAGCCGAGGCCCAGGTGGAGACATCCACCCGTGGCAAAGAAGAGGCAGTGAAGCAGCTACGGAGGCTGCAG gGTCAAATGAAGGAAATCCTTCGAGAACTAGACGAGACCAAGTTGGCTCGGGATGAGGTGATCGCCCAATCAAAAGACAGCGAGAAGAAAATCCAAACCCTGGAGGCAGAGGTGCTACAATTCACTGag GAGCTGTCTGTAtctgagaggcagaggagacAGGCTCAGCAGGAGAGAGACGAGATGGCAGACGAGATGGTCAACAGCAGTTCTGGAAA GACTGCACTATTTGAAGAGAAGCGGAGGTTAGAGTCACGAGTCAGTCAGCTGGAAGAGGacctggaggaggagcagaCTAACTCTGAGTTGCtggcagagagacaaagaaagacgGCTctacag GTGGAGACTCTGACCGTGCAGCTGCAGGGAGAGAGGACTCTGGCCCAGAAAGCAGAGGCAGCTCGGGAGCAGCTGGAGAGGCAGAACAAGGAGCTGAAGAGTCGGCTTGGGGAGCTGGAGGGAGCCGTGAGGGGCAAACACCGGCTCAGCGTCGCCGCCCTGGAGGCCAAGATAGAATCAatggaggagcagctggagcaggagagaCA GGAACGAGCTATTGCCAACAAACTGGTGcggaagacagagaagaaactGAAGGAGGTGATGATGCAGGCAGAAGACGAGAGGAGGCACGCAGACCAATACAGAGAGCAG ctggatAAGTCTATGGTCCGACTGAAGCAGCTGAAGAGGCagctggaggaggtggaggaggagaactCTCGCTCCAACGCCCAGAAGAGGAAGCTgcagagagagctggaggagctCAGCGACAGCAGTCAGAGCATGACACGGGAGATCACCACTCTCCGCAGCCAGCTCAG CATCCCTGAATGGAGAGCAGATAA GCGTGCTCCGCTGCCCCTGGCGATGCGCGGACGCAGAGCGCTGGTGGACGACCTCTCATTGGAGAACTCGGACTCAGAGGAGCCCCCCGCCTCGCCAACCCCCTCCTCTGGACTCCCAGGGACTCCGACTCCCTCCTCAGAACACAGCCTGGATCCTCCGCCGCCCTACAGCGTCAACAACAcagagtga